In Bdellovibrio sp. ArHS, the following are encoded in one genomic region:
- a CDS encoding BolA family protein, which yields MSNRANRLKDILSQALVPAHLEIENESFMHAVPAGSETHFKILVVSEKFVGKSRIDRQRMINELLQEELQSGLHALTQKTLTPDEWEKQKAALNFESPACLGGGKHDRK from the coding sequence ATGTCCAATCGTGCCAATCGTTTGAAGGATATTTTAAGTCAGGCTCTTGTTCCCGCTCATCTAGAAATCGAGAACGAGAGCTTTATGCATGCCGTCCCTGCGGGCAGCGAAACCCATTTTAAAATTTTAGTGGTCTCTGAGAAGTTTGTCGGAAAGTCGCGCATTGACCGGCAACGAATGATCAACGAGCTTTTACAAGAAGAGTTGCAGAGTGGTTTGCATGCCCTGACGCAGAAAACGTTGACGCCGGATGAATGGGAAAAGCAAAAAGCCGCTCTTAATTTTGAATCCCCCGCATGTCTTGGGGGAGGAAAACACGACCGAAAATAA